From Streptomyces zhihengii, the proteins below share one genomic window:
- a CDS encoding SAM-dependent methyltransferase yields the protein MSDDAATQARIDTTRPHTARIWNYWTGGKDNYAVDQEAGDRIRALHPGIGDYALADRRFLGRAVRHLAADVGIRQFLDVGTGLPSADNTHEVAQRITPDARVVYVDNDPLVLVHARALLTGTAEGRTDYLDADLRDTDTILEQAAGTLDFSEPVALMLLGVVIFVEDDAESRAVVRRLLDALPPGSHLVLSHTITSPAMPDVDAAVAFWNENGTPRLTQRTPDEVARYFDGLELLEPGVVSCNRWRPDAADLTAPAEVAMYGGVGRKA from the coding sequence ACCACCCGGCCCCACACCGCGCGCATCTGGAACTACTGGACCGGCGGCAAGGACAACTACGCCGTCGACCAGGAGGCAGGTGACCGGATCCGTGCGCTGCACCCGGGCATCGGCGACTACGCGCTCGCCGACCGGCGCTTCCTCGGACGCGCGGTCCGCCATCTCGCGGCCGATGTCGGGATCCGGCAGTTCCTCGACGTCGGCACCGGTCTGCCCAGCGCCGACAACACCCACGAGGTGGCGCAGCGGATCACGCCGGACGCGCGCGTGGTGTACGTCGACAACGACCCGCTGGTGCTGGTCCACGCCCGTGCGCTGCTCACCGGCACGGCCGAGGGGCGCACCGACTACCTCGACGCCGATCTGCGCGACACGGACACCATCCTGGAACAGGCCGCCGGGACGCTGGACTTCTCCGAGCCGGTGGCCCTGATGCTGCTCGGCGTGGTCATCTTCGTCGAGGACGACGCGGAGTCCCGGGCGGTGGTGCGACGGCTGCTGGACGCCCTGCCGCCGGGCAGCCACTTGGTGCTCTCGCACACCATCACCAGCCCCGCGATGCCCGACGTGGACGCGGCGGTGGCCTTCTGGAACGAGAACGGCACCCCGCGCCTGACCCAGCGCACCCCGGACGAGGTGGCCCGCTACTTCGACGGCCTGGAGCTGCTGGAGCCCGGCGTGGTCTCCTGCAACCGCTGGCGCCCGGACGCGGCGGACCTGACGGCCCCGGCCGAGGTGGCGATGTACGGCGGGGTGGGGCGCAAGGCGTAG